From the genome of Geminocystis herdmanii PCC 6308, one region includes:
- the map gene encoding type I methionyl aminopeptidase, which translates to MGNENIVLLSAREIEKMRQAGKVAAELLEYVGKMVKPGISTYELNQAAEKWTKARGAKSAPLGYGSPPFPASICTSVNEVICHGIPSKNQILKDGDIINIDVTPIVDGYHGDTSKTFFVGTPSPEAQKLVEVTEECLYRGINAVRAGGRIGDIGAAIQEYAESFGYSVVRNFVGHGIGRTFHTQPQVPHFGKKGTGKKLRPGMVFTIEPMINIGTWEADVLDDGWTALTKDRQLSAQFEHTIAITQGGVEILTKNS; encoded by the coding sequence ATGGGTAACGAAAATATAGTACTTTTATCCGCTAGGGAAATCGAAAAAATGCGTCAGGCAGGAAAAGTTGCCGCCGAATTATTAGAATATGTGGGTAAAATGGTCAAACCCGGTATTAGTACTTATGAATTAAATCAAGCTGCCGAAAAATGGACTAAGGCAAGAGGTGCAAAAAGTGCTCCTTTAGGTTACGGAAGTCCACCGTTTCCAGCGTCTATTTGTACTAGCGTCAATGAAGTTATTTGTCATGGCATTCCCAGTAAAAACCAGATTTTAAAGGATGGAGATATTATTAATATTGATGTTACTCCCATTGTGGACGGTTATCATGGGGATACTTCAAAAACTTTTTTTGTGGGCACGCCTTCTCCAGAAGCACAAAAGTTGGTAGAAGTGACGGAAGAATGTTTGTATAGAGGCATTAATGCGGTACGAGCTGGAGGTAGAATAGGAGATATTGGGGCGGCTATTCAAGAATATGCAGAAAGTTTTGGTTATTCTGTCGTGCGTAATTTTGTAGGTCATGGTATTGGTCGCACGTTTCATACTCAACCTCAAGTGCCTCATTTTGGCAAAAAGGGTACAGGCAAAAAACTGCGCCCGGGTATGGTGTTTACGATCGAACCTATGATAAATATAGGAACATGGGAAGCAGATGTTTTAGATGATGGATGGACAGCTTTAACGAAGGATAGACAATTATCGGCACAATTTGAACATACCATCGCCATTACTCAAGGGGGAGTGGAGATTTTGACGAAAAATTCCTAG
- the purN gene encoding phosphoribosylglycinamide formyltransferase — MTNSPYLISPSLTQEQLSIEKTVKLGVMASGSGSNFEAIALAINEGKLNAKIEVLIYNNPDAKVKERADRLNIPTVLLNHRDYKTRKALDQAIVEVFQVHGVEWVVMAGWMRIITQELLNAYPQKVINIHPSILPSFKGINAVEQALSARVKVTGCTVHLVDLEVDSGEILIQAVVPILADDTADSLHDRIQIQEHRIIVEGISIALSRNS; from the coding sequence ATGACAAATTCCCCTTATTTAATCTCACCATCTTTGACTCAAGAACAATTATCCATAGAAAAAACTGTCAAGTTGGGGGTAATGGCTTCGGGTAGTGGCAGTAATTTTGAAGCCATCGCCCTAGCTATAAATGAGGGAAAATTAAATGCTAAAATTGAGGTATTGATCTATAACAATCCTGATGCTAAGGTAAAAGAAAGAGCCGATCGATTGAACATACCTACAGTTTTACTCAATCATCGTGATTATAAAACCAGAAAAGCATTAGATCAAGCTATTGTGGAAGTATTCCAAGTGCATGGAGTGGAATGGGTGGTTATGGCAGGATGGATGCGCATTATTACCCAAGAATTGTTAAACGCTTATCCCCAAAAAGTGATTAACATTCATCCTAGTATTTTGCCGAGTTTTAAGGGTATTAACGCCGTAGAACAAGCGTTATCTGCTAGAGTTAAGGTGACGGGATGTACTGTTCATTTAGTTGATTTAGAGGTGGATAGTGGAGAGATTTTAATTCAAGCTGTGGTACCGATTTTAGCTGATGATACGGCGGATAGTTTGCACGATCGAATCCAAATTCAAGAACATCGTATCATTGTGGAAGGCATTTCCATCGCCCTGAGTCGTAATTCTTAA
- the dmeF gene encoding CDF family Co(II)/Ni(II) efflux transporter DmeF has product MHIHNIETWEHSHNFLDDRNQAEKKTTIVLLLTVVTMVVEIIAGTTFGSLALLADGWHMATHVGAFGIAVFAYQYAKKYANDPKYSYGTGKVSVLGGFTSAIVLGVIALGIAIESCTRLFHLQNIKFDEAILVAVIGLVVNLVSAFLLEDHDHHAHHHHDDSHDHDHHDHNLRAAYIHVLADALTSLLAIIALFAGKYLGWVWMDAMMGLVGALVIGKWAYGLVQETASILLDGTIDKEVKLAIVNSIEGDKDNRITDLHIWKVSENHLAATISLATHYPQEPMYYKQLLNYIPSLSHVIVEVNPCQGEPCINLIENHSNT; this is encoded by the coding sequence ATGCACATTCATAATATTGAAACATGGGAACATTCCCATAACTTTTTGGACGATCGAAATCAGGCAGAGAAAAAAACCACGATCGTATTATTATTAACAGTTGTTACCATGGTAGTAGAAATTATCGCTGGTACAACTTTTGGTTCATTAGCGTTACTGGCGGATGGTTGGCACATGGCGACTCATGTAGGGGCATTTGGCATCGCCGTATTTGCTTATCAATATGCAAAAAAATATGCTAACGATCCTAAATACAGCTATGGTACTGGAAAAGTAAGTGTATTAGGGGGTTTTACCAGTGCGATCGTACTAGGAGTAATTGCTTTAGGTATTGCCATTGAGTCATGCACTAGATTATTTCACCTTCAAAATATCAAATTTGATGAAGCTATCTTAGTCGCCGTAATTGGATTAGTAGTTAATCTTGTTAGTGCATTTTTATTAGAAGATCATGATCATCATGCTCATCATCATCACGATGATAGTCATGATCATGATCATCACGATCATAATCTTCGTGCCGCTTATATTCATGTATTAGCTGATGCCCTAACTTCACTTTTGGCGATTATTGCCTTATTTGCTGGAAAATATCTCGGCTGGGTGTGGATGGATGCCATGATGGGTTTAGTGGGGGCGTTGGTGATTGGAAAATGGGCTTATGGATTAGTTCAAGAAACCGCCTCAATTTTATTAGATGGTACGATCGACAAGGAGGTAAAATTGGCTATTGTTAATAGCATTGAAGGTGATAAAGATAATAGAATTACGGATTTACATATTTGGAAAGTAAGTGAAAATCATTTAGCCGCCACAATTTCTTTAGCAACCCATTATCCTCAAGAACCAATGTACTATAAACAATTACTTAATTATATTCCATCTTTGTCTCATGTGATAGTTGAAGTAAATCCTTGTCAAGGAGAACCTTGTATCAACCTAATTGAAAATCATAGTAATACCTAA
- a CDS encoding response regulator transcription factor, giving the protein MKILLVEDEKELALSLARILMQEGYDTIVAHDGNEGLELALTSVYHLFILDWMLPQKTGLEICQCLREKKITTPVLFLTAKDTLDDRVMGLDVGADDYLVKPFELRELLARVRALLRRSSNIENQPQDRIKVADLEVEITNQLAYRHGRMIKLSEKEVKLLEFFSLHSNQLVTQEQIFDYLWSEEETPSSNVVAAIVRLLRRKIETENEPILIHTIYGKGYWFGTMNQQ; this is encoded by the coding sequence ATGAAGATTTTGTTAGTAGAAGACGAAAAAGAATTGGCGTTAAGTTTAGCCCGAATTTTGATGCAGGAGGGTTATGACACGATCGTTGCCCATGATGGCAATGAAGGTTTAGAATTAGCTTTAACATCGGTTTATCATTTGTTTATCCTTGATTGGATGTTACCTCAAAAAACTGGGTTAGAAATTTGTCAGTGTCTTAGGGAAAAAAAGATTACCACTCCTGTTTTATTTTTAACCGCAAAAGATACTTTAGACGATCGAGTTATGGGATTAGATGTGGGCGCCGATGATTATTTAGTCAAACCCTTTGAATTAAGAGAATTATTAGCGAGAGTGAGGGCTTTGTTACGTCGATCGAGTAACATTGAAAATCAACCCCAAGATAGAATTAAAGTCGCTGATTTAGAAGTAGAAATCACCAATCAACTAGCCTATCGTCACGGTAGAATGATTAAACTATCAGAGAAAGAAGTTAAACTATTAGAATTTTTCAGCCTCCATAGCAATCAATTAGTCACTCAAGAGCAAATTTTTGATTATCTTTGGAGTGAAGAAGAAACTCCAAGTAGTAATGTTGTCGCTGCGATCGTGCGTTTATTAAGACGTAAAATTGAAACAGAAAATGAGCCTATTTTAATTCACACCATCTATGGTAAAGGCTATTGGTTCGGCACGATGAACCAACAATAA
- the hisG gene encoding ATP phosphoribosyltransferase, giving the protein MLTIALPKGALLKESIELCQQVGLDFSLFLSSSNRQLQIEDPTGVAKALLVRAQDVPVYVEYGQAHLGIVGYDVLKEKKADIANVANLGFGYCRMSVAVPENSPYRSSIELPAHGIVASKFVNCAKDYFRSLDLPVEIVPLYGSVELGPITGMSEAIVDLVSTGKTLRENGLIEIDVLFESSAYLVANPLTYRLNTYNLNQWVQKLSSHIKSENLA; this is encoded by the coding sequence ATGTTAACTATTGCATTACCTAAAGGCGCACTCTTAAAAGAAAGTATCGAGTTATGTCAACAAGTCGGCTTAGATTTTAGTTTATTTTTGTCATCTAGTAACCGTCAACTACAAATAGAAGACCCCACAGGGGTAGCTAAAGCCTTATTGGTGAGAGCGCAGGATGTACCTGTTTATGTAGAATATGGTCAAGCTCATTTAGGTATTGTGGGATATGATGTTTTAAAGGAAAAAAAGGCGGATATTGCCAATGTGGCTAATTTGGGTTTTGGTTATTGCCGTATGTCGGTAGCTGTGCCAGAAAATAGCCCTTATCGTAGTTCGATCGAGCTACCAGCCCATGGCATTGTGGCTTCTAAGTTTGTGAATTGTGCTAAAGATTATTTTCGATCGTTAGACTTACCTGTGGAGATTGTACCACTTTATGGTTCTGTGGAGTTAGGACCAATTACGGGAATGTCGGAAGCTATTGTGGATTTAGTTTCTACGGGGAAAACTTTAAGGGAAAATGGCTTAATCGAAATTGATGTTTTATTCGAGAGTAGCGCCTATTTAGTGGCGAATCCCCTCACCTATCGTCTTAATACCTATAACCTTAATCAATGGGTACAAAAATTATCTTCTCATATTAAATCAGAGAATTTAGCTTAA
- the vapC gene encoding type II toxin-antitoxin system tRNA(fMet)-specific endonuclease VapC encodes MSNSSLVYLLDTNVCIVYLKGKAESVRACLDGLHREQIAVCAIVKGELFYGAMGSNNPQKALNLQRAFLSQFMSLPFDDSCAEVYGRIRRNLASQGKPIGGNDLLIASIALANNLVLVTHNVREFSRVEGLQIEDWEALL; translated from the coding sequence ATGAGTAATTCTTCTCTAGTTTATCTACTAGATACAAATGTCTGCATTGTATATTTGAAGGGAAAGGCTGAGAGTGTCAGGGCTTGTCTTGATGGTTTACACAGAGAGCAAATAGCTGTTTGTGCTATTGTTAAGGGAGAGTTGTTTTATGGCGCAATGGGCAGTAATAATCCTCAGAAGGCATTGAATCTTCAAAGGGCTTTTTTGAGTCAGTTTATGTCTTTGCCTTTTGATGATAGTTGTGCAGAAGTCTATGGTAGGATTAGAAGGAATTTGGCTAGTCAGGGTAAGCCCATTGGGGGAAATGATTTATTAATTGCGTCTATTGCTTTGGCAAATAACCTTGTTTTAGTTACCCATAATGTCAGAGAGTTTAGTCGGGTGGAAGGTTTACAAATTGAGGATTGGGAGGCACTATTATGA
- a CDS encoding protein kinase domain-containing protein — translation MIIASRYDVIQSLGSGGFGDTFLAKDTQMPSGKQVVIKRLKPAHQNNISIELIQGLFEKEAKVLEELGQNCSQIPTLYAYFTENEEFYLVQEYIEGKSLAELGAISSAQCESILSSLLNTLKYIHSKNIIHRDIKPENIIIRDSDKLPVLIDFGAVKESMGAVSLSSGSTVSSVIVGTRGFIPPEQSTGRTVFSSDLYALSLTMIYSLTGKYPIEIPNNNITGELDWQSYIPNLPSNLKLVLEKASKIDLSQRYPTSQAMYEALHMSQINTVAVVPPVNNIDLSKPTNSHSSPTVLIPNPASQPVNNTHSVNYPINTPQTNINHNPSNNSSNNNLIITLVTSLFVALAVSGAFLISQHMKETQEKLAIIEKEKEDIEKEKQEMEAKLAKENNQQQKIESFTNEVKNNSVAPNNPINPVSTHSINQQEAFNIIQKWYDAKPRIFGGEFNQYLVQELTTGKLYNDTTKYDGSMNWLINNNCYYDYQYSNIDNVISFNNSGTRPSLTVIVSEKLALHGSSSAGCNGKYKSYSKPVTYWFEKENGNWKIYNYEVK, via the coding sequence ATGATTATCGCCAGTAGATATGATGTTATCCAAAGTCTTGGTAGTGGCGGTTTTGGGGATACTTTTTTAGCTAAAGATACTCAAATGCCGTCAGGAAAACAAGTAGTTATCAAACGTCTTAAACCTGCTCATCAGAATAACATTTCGATCGAGCTAATTCAAGGATTATTCGAGAAAGAAGCGAAGGTATTAGAAGAATTAGGGCAAAATTGCTCTCAAATACCCACTTTATACGCTTATTTCACTGAAAATGAAGAATTTTATCTTGTGCAGGAATATATCGAAGGGAAAAGTTTAGCGGAATTAGGGGCAATTAGTAGCGCCCAGTGTGAATCAATTTTGTCATCTTTACTCAATACCCTTAAATATATCCATAGCAAAAACATCATTCATCGAGACATCAAACCAGAAAATATTATTATTCGTGACTCTGATAAATTGCCCGTCTTAATCGATTTTGGCGCAGTGAAAGAAAGTATGGGGGCGGTAAGTTTAAGTAGTGGCTCAACGGTAAGCTCTGTAATCGTTGGTACGAGAGGATTTATCCCTCCAGAGCAAAGCACGGGAAGAACGGTTTTTAGTAGTGACTTGTACGCCTTGAGCTTAACCATGATTTACAGTTTAACAGGAAAGTATCCGATCGAGATTCCCAATAATAACATCACCGGAGAATTAGACTGGCAAAGCTATATCCCCAATTTGCCCTCAAATTTAAAGCTAGTATTAGAAAAAGCCTCGAAAATCGATTTAAGTCAAAGGTATCCTACTTCTCAAGCTATGTATGAAGCCTTACACATGAGCCAGATTAATACAGTGGCGGTTGTACCTCCTGTCAACAATATTGATTTATCAAAACCCACTAACTCTCATTCATCCCCAACGGTATTAATTCCCAATCCTGCCAGTCAACCCGTTAATAATACACATTCCGTTAATTACCCTATTAACACACCACAAACTAATATTAATCATAATCCTAGTAATAATTCTTCTAATAATAATTTGATAATTACCCTAGTGACGAGTTTATTCGTAGCATTGGCAGTGTCTGGGGCGTTTTTAATTAGTCAACACATGAAAGAAACTCAAGAAAAATTAGCCATTATTGAAAAAGAGAAAGAAGACATTGAAAAAGAGAAACAAGAAATGGAGGCAAAATTAGCTAAAGAAAATAATCAACAACAAAAAATAGAATCTTTCACAAATGAGGTAAAAAATAATTCTGTTGCACCAAATAATCCTATTAATCCTGTTTCAACTCATTCGATTAATCAACAAGAAGCATTCAATATTATTCAAAAGTGGTATGATGCTAAACCTCGTATTTTTGGTGGTGAATTTAATCAGTATCTAGTACAAGAATTAACCACAGGAAAACTATATAATGATACTACTAAATATGATGGATCGATGAATTGGCTCATCAATAATAATTGTTATTATGATTATCAGTATTCTAATATTGATAATGTAATTTCTTTTAATAATAGTGGTACTAGACCAAGTTTAACTGTAATAGTTTCAGAAAAATTAGCTTTACATGGTTCAAGTAGTGCAGGTTGCAATGGTAAGTATAAAAGTTATTCTAAACCAGTTACTTATTGGTTTGAAAAAGAGAATGGTAACTGGAAAATTTATAATTACGAAGTAAAATAA
- a CDS encoding serine hydrolase gives MNKNQLKEKLKQLGKNKLSFLFPVITPCIAFIITIGLLITYNQNKEKNQTQVKSEKQINQKEQKKVTLEESPKIESKDSQITIGSENNLNSDLKENQLPHSFNVNPQQKELVSVEQKIINLAKQRNLPLEKLSFSLIDFSEYSCPLMKENRSPCYFKYQDNIPRYPASLVKLFWLVIAYAQNPNPDEQFKAHLTKMIVDSDNEDSSIVVDTISKTKSSKEKLPDTQFQQWKNNRENLNKFFNIPNLNISQKTFPIPYLQMDMPEGTDLQLRHPNGEEKPLRNYLTSQNIAILMYQIYAQQFPQSQAMLFLLKRDLNPSAWQNIPFNAIKGFLGEGIPDKNVQFYSKMGWTFSNRNDGAIIISPDGKTRYILVILGDDPAYYKDVEFMPIVSKMVYEEMSKLSNK, from the coding sequence ATGAATAAAAATCAACTAAAAGAAAAACTTAAACAATTAGGAAAAAATAAATTATCTTTTTTATTTCCTGTAATTACTCCTTGTATTGCCTTTATTATTACCATAGGTTTGTTAATAACTTATAATCAAAATAAAGAGAAAAATCAAACTCAAGTAAAATCCGAAAAACAAATTAATCAAAAAGAACAAAAGAAAGTAACTCTAGAAGAATCTCCTAAAATTGAAAGTAAAGATAGTCAAATAACAATAGGATCAGAAAATAATCTCAACTCTGATTTAAAAGAGAATCAATTACCACATTCTTTTAATGTGAATCCGCAACAAAAAGAGTTAGTTTCTGTTGAACAAAAAATTATTAATTTAGCGAAACAAAGAAACTTACCTTTAGAAAAATTATCATTTAGTTTAATTGATTTTAGTGAATATTCATGTCCTTTAATGAAGGAAAATAGAAGCCCTTGCTACTTTAAATATCAAGATAATATACCTCGCTATCCTGCTAGTCTTGTAAAATTATTTTGGTTAGTTATTGCTTATGCTCAAAATCCTAATCCTGATGAACAATTTAAAGCACATTTAACAAAAATGATAGTTGATTCTGATAATGAAGATTCAAGCATAGTTGTTGATACTATTTCTAAGACTAAATCATCAAAAGAAAAATTACCTGATACTCAATTTCAGCAGTGGAAAAATAACAGAGAAAATCTTAATAAATTTTTTAATATTCCTAATCTTAATATTAGTCAAAAAACTTTTCCAATTCCTTATTTACAAATGGATATGCCCGAAGGTACAGATTTACAATTACGTCATCCTAACGGTGAAGAAAAACCCCTTAGAAACTATTTAACATCACAAAATATAGCTATTTTAATGTATCAAATTTATGCTCAACAATTCCCTCAATCACAGGCGATGTTATTTTTATTAAAAAGAGATTTAAACCCTAGTGCATGGCAAAATATTCCCTTTAATGCTATCAAGGGATTTTTAGGGGAAGGAATACCCGATAAAAATGTTCAATTTTATTCTAAAATGGGATGGACTTTTAGTAATAGAAATGATGGGGCTATTATTATTAGTCCAGACGGAAAAACTCGTTATATTTTAGTTATTTTAGGTGATGATCCAGCTTATTATAAAGATGTGGAATTTATGCCGATCGTGTCTAAAATGGTTTATGAAGAAATGAGCAAATTATCTAATAAATAA
- a CDS encoding ParE family toxin-like protein yields the protein MKSFTTTDFWSNYVKLTPNIKQQAKKCYQLWKKNSQYPSLHFKKVDKNLWSIRITINYRALAIKKGDDYYWIWIGTHDEYDNLLS from the coding sequence ATGAAGTCATTTACTACAACTGATTTTTGGAGCAATTATGTCAAACTCACTCCAAATATAAAACAACAGGCAAAAAAGTGTTATCAACTATGGAAAAAAAATTCACAATATCCCTCTTTACATTTTAAAAAAGTAGATAAAAATTTATGGTCTATTCGTATCACTATAAATTATCGGGCTTTAGCTATCAAAAAAGGTGATGATTATTACTGGATTTGGATTGGCACTCATGATGAATACGATAATTTATTATCTTAA
- a CDS encoding type II toxin-antitoxin system YoeB family toxin, which produces MRNIVFAPKAFKQFNEWAIENKKLYQKIVKLINDIIRHTFSGIGKPEPLKHTLKGY; this is translated from the coding sequence ATGAGAAATATAGTATTTGCTCCAAAAGCCTTTAAACAGTTTAATGAATGGGCAATTGAAAATAAAAAACTTTATCAAAAAATTGTCAAATTAATTAACGATATAATCCGTCATACTTTTTCGGGAATTGGCAAACCTGAACCATTAAAACATACTTTAAAAGGTTATTGA
- a CDS encoding putative toxin-antitoxin system toxin component, PIN family, with protein sequence MNKPKFVLDCNVIISAFLFKKSNPRFALEKAKNQGIILLSDSIIEELNNVIQREKFDRYISLNIRQQLLDNLITLAYIINPQEFINECRDVKDNKYLEELAFSGNAEYIITGDNDLLILNPFREINIIKPEEFLSIML encoded by the coding sequence ATGAATAAACCTAAATTTGTCTTGGATTGTAATGTGATAATTAGTGCATTTTTATTCAAGAAAAGTAATCCTCGTTTTGCCTTAGAAAAAGCCAAAAATCAGGGCATAATTTTATTATCTGATTCTATTATTGAAGAACTAAATAATGTTATACAAAGAGAAAAGTTCGATCGTTATATTTCTCTTAATATTCGACAACAATTACTCGATAATTTAATCACATTAGCTTATATTATTAATCCACAAGAATTTATTAACGAATGTCGAGATGTTAAAGATAACAAATATTTAGAAGAATTAGCGTTTAGTGGGAATGCTGAATATATTATTACAGGGGATAATGATTTACTAATTTTAAATCCATTTCGAGAAATAAATATTATTAAACCTGAAGAATTTTTGTCTATCATGTTATAA
- a CDS encoding serine/threonine-protein kinase translates to MVSSIETRYNIIKSLGSGGFGDTFLAQDLQMPSGRQVVIKKLKPLHQNNISIELIQGLFEREAKVLEELGQNCSQIPTLYAYFTENEEFYLVQEYIEGKSLAELGAISSSQCESILSSLLNTLKYIHSKNIIHRDIKPENIIIRDSDKLPVLIDFGAVKESMGAVSLSSGSTVSSVIVGTRGFIPPEQSTGRTVFSSDLYALSLTMIYSLTGKYPIELPNNNITGELDWQSYIPNLPSNLRLVLEKASKIDLSQRYPTSQAMYEALHMSQINTMAVVPPVNNIDLSKPTILGEGIT, encoded by the coding sequence ATGGTAAGTTCGATCGAAACTAGATACAACATCATTAAAAGTTTAGGTAGCGGTGGCTTTGGGGATACATTTTTAGCTCAAGATTTACAGATGCCTTCGGGAAGACAGGTTGTCATAAAAAAACTCAAACCCCTTCATCAGAATAATATTTCGATCGAGCTAATTCAAGGATTATTCGAGAGAGAAGCGAAGGTATTAGAAGAATTAGGACAGAATTGCTCTCAAATACCTACTCTATACGCTTATTTCACTGAAAATGAAGAATTTTATCTTGTGCAGGAATATATCGAAGGGAAAAGTTTAGCGGAATTAGGGGCAATTAGTAGCTCCCAGTGTGAATCAATTTTGTCATCCTTACTTAATACCCTTAAATATATCCATAGCAAAAACATCATTCACCGAGACATCAAACCAGAAAATATTATTATTCGTGACTCCGATAAATTGCCCGTCTTAATCGATTTTGGTGCAGTCAAAGAAAGTATGGGAGCTGTAAGTTTAAGTAGCGGTTCAACGGTAAGCTCTGTAATCGTTGGTACGAGAGGATTTATCCCCCCTGAGCAAAGCACGGGAAGAACGGTTTTTAGTAGCGACTTGTACGCCTTGAGCTTAACCATGATTTACAGCTTAACAGGAAAGTATCCGATCGAACTCCCGAATAATAACATCACGGGAGAATTAGACTGGCAAAGCTATATCCCTAATTTGCCCTCAAATTTAAGGCTAGTATTGGAAAAAGCCTCGAAAATCGATTTAAGTCAAAGGTATCCTACTTCTCAAGCTATGTATGAAGCCTTACACATGAGCCAAATTAATACTATGGCGGTTGTGCCTCCTGTCAATAATATTGACTTATCAAAACCCACTATACTTGGCGAGGGTATAACTTGA
- a CDS encoding polysaccharide deacetylase family protein — translation MSDKHFKSLNFLFIFIASVTIGVVSAYIYTSDFFEKKEQKLSSNTVEKNISENKIKPSEKENIIENKIDSNIVQNQLETQETIYSDYLNQGAFYFKYVTDNFSKMNENIDELTGKNILENTKINLNNSQKFLEAIPPESRYYNYAQEYQKYIIQYQESAKKWEDYFNNKNRYQNQKILPPNSPDLTIKNKAVFVNAMKPKSIVLTFDDGPTSEYTIKILDILKKYNVKATFFVVGKRVQENCLIIQRMYQEGHEIGNHSYTHPYLTKISIEEQQKEIAYTQQIIQQCIGYQPRWFRAPYGDQNPDLLSIVNRFGLKNAQWTIDTNDWRNSSNRKTITNLAINNNNPAVILMHDGAKTNPNFIHPEESLTRMNTVNSLENIIINYQNRGFNFYTLSNAIK, via the coding sequence ATGTCTGATAAACATTTTAAATCATTAAATTTTTTATTTATTTTTATTGCTAGTGTAACAATTGGCGTTGTTTCTGCTTATATTTACACTAGCGATTTTTTTGAGAAAAAAGAACAAAAATTATCATCAAATACTGTTGAAAAAAACATCTCAGAAAATAAGATTAAACCCTCAGAAAAAGAGAACATCATAGAAAATAAAATTGATTCTAATATTGTTCAAAATCAGTTAGAAACTCAAGAAACAATTTACTCTGATTACTTAAATCAAGGGGCATTTTATTTTAAATACGTTACTGATAATTTCTCTAAAATGAATGAAAATATAGATGAATTGACAGGTAAAAATATTTTAGAAAATACAAAAATTAATCTTAATAATTCTCAAAAATTTTTAGAAGCAATTCCTCCTGAAAGTAGATATTATAACTATGCTCAAGAATATCAAAAATATATTATTCAATATCAGGAATCAGCGAAAAAATGGGAAGATTATTTTAATAATAAAAATCGTTATCAAAATCAAAAGATATTACCGCCTAATTCTCCTGACTTAACAATTAAAAATAAAGCCGTTTTTGTTAATGCGATGAAACCAAAATCAATTGTCTTAACTTTTGATGATGGACCTACTTCAGAATATACGATTAAAATTTTAGATATTTTGAAAAAATATAATGTCAAAGCTACTTTTTTTGTAGTGGGTAAAAGAGTTCAAGAAAATTGTCTAATTATCCAAAGAATGTATCAAGAAGGTCATGAAATTGGGAATCATTCTTATACTCATCCTTATCTTACTAAGATTTCGATCGAAGAACAACAAAAAGAGATCGCATATACTCAGCAAATTATTCAACAATGTATCGGTTATCAACCCCGATGGTTTCGAGCGCCTTATGGAGATCAAAATCCTGATTTATTAAGTATAGTAAATAGATTTGGTTTAAAGAATGCACAATGGACAATTGACACTAACGATTGGCGTAATAGTAGCAATAGAAAAACTATCACTAATTTAGCGATTAATAATAATAATCCTGCGGTTATTTTAATGCACGATGGAGCAAAAACTAATCCTAATTTTATTCATCCAGAAGAAAGTTTAACTCGTATGAATACCGTAAATTCGTTAGAAAATATTATCATTAATTATCAAAATAGAGGTTTTAATTTTTATACCCTTAGTAATGCAATAAAATAA